From a region of the Podospora pseudopauciseta strain CBS 411.78 chromosome 7 map unlocalized CBS411.78m_7, whole genome shotgun sequence genome:
- a CDS encoding uncharacterized protein (EggNog:ENOG503NTYE) codes for MAPRKRAKPNPVQQNAPTTQSSDTADQITSPAASTPPQSIPPSLKTNGSGDRASNFGPGSKQVNKTRSWYGSLSKKSVASTQVARETILGGTSKPMATADFTRFDTKKPSDMSGDEAPTPAPSSLSKSHDSGVGFASDGTRALKTPSSKTVVKPANGQAEAKTTAKSEDVVMETEDNGKEQEETPPAKSATDQSTGPTVPTASAATTTRPTSTWLGGWWGSSQPPAPASAPASQMDVAEEPATQATLAGSQVPENATQEPAPRDPPEQQSPDIAEQTEAQNQAHAATGGGYGSWIWGWGAGKSVPTSQPAKTASDSTTDQSSAEVPRTDSTSDSAKEPEDTIMQGAPPIEETPVPSGSTTSDPAPKTGSTWAFWSRQSGPTSGKKSAEDSDEGQLAVMGESSEHRPKRAKSMEFKGSPTKETPIKSGKKEEPAKDLSIKSGKTGKKEELAKASASPPGKAASIRRSKRDRPESMEIDDTTPIRPGTPKAVEAPAKGAAQKTPASSTKTTAPNLVLPSFNGTYKLKENPSIVKQITRILLRGSQAPSNKHVYISKDLPKIKKAIAIGVHGLFPANYLRTVIGQPTGTSIKFANHTADAIRRWADKHGCGDCEIEKVALEGEGKIGERVENLWNLLLNWIDQIRSAELILIGCHSQGVPVSIMLLAKLIEMGVVNKARVGVCAMAGVSLGPFPDYRTSMGYLMGSAGELWAFGDPKSEVSQRLEAAMKVCLGYGVRITLVGSIDDQLVPMESAVYAPVHHPYIFRAAFIDGRIHAPDFIAHLVGFALKLRNLGVSDHGLIRELSTPLAGSLYSGEGHSRLYDDEQVYDLAVSHALETTDVPGANPAAEMSRMGGALVNPNPYHLPWIMRGLLEEDFVKSELGEETRELVRQFDDWKPVTKALKDVKYRLEAVRSKL; via the exons ATGGCTCCCAGGAAACGAGCAAAGCCGAACCCGGTCCAGCAGAATGCGCCAACAACACAATCATCAGACACTGCGGATCAAATCACATCGCCGGCCGCTTCTACACCCCCACAGAGCATCCCGCCATCTCTGAAAACCAATGGAAGTGGCGATCGCGCATCCAACTTTGGCCCAGGCTCGAAGCAG GTGAACAAGACTCGTAGTTGGTATGGGTCTTTATCGAAGAAGTCTGTAGCATCCACCCAAGTTGCGCGCGAGACCATCTTGGGTGGAACCTCGAAACCTATGGCTACCGCCGACTTTACTCGGTTTGATACAAAGAAGCCTTCTGATATGAGTGGCGACGAAGCACCGAcccctgctccttcttcactATCGAAATCACACGATTCTGGCGTTGGATTCGCGAGCGATGGAACCCGAGCCCTGAAAACACCGAGCTCCAAGACCGTTGTGAAGCCTGCAAACGGACAGGCAGAGGCCAAGACTACGGCTAAGTCGGAGGACGTGGTCATGGAAACCGAAGACAAtggaaaagaacaagaagagacACCACCTGCCAAATCAGCTACGGATCAGAGTACAGGTCCTACGGTACCCACTGCGTCTGCAGCTACAACTACGCGACCTACATCAACATGGCtaggagggtggtggggaagcTCAcagcctccagctccagcatCAGCACCGGCCTCGCAAATGGACGTCGCGGAGGAACCAGCCACACAAGCAACACTTGCTGGTAGCCAGGTCCCAGAGAATGCGACACAAGAGCCCGCCCCTCGAGACCCGCCAGAACAACAGTCGCCGGACATAGCCGAGCAAACCGAGGCACAGAACCAAGCACATGCCGCTACTGGTGGAGGTTATGGATCTTGgatctggggttggggagcaGGAAAGAGCGTACCAACTTCACAGCCAGCAAAAACTGCTTCAGATTCTACAACAGACCAATCTTCAGCGGAAGTGCCCAGAACAGACAGCACCAGCGACTCAGCGAAGGAGCCCGAAGACACCATCATGCAGGGTGCCCCACCAATCGAGGAGACTCCGGTGCCCTCAGGTTCTACAACATCAGACCCAGCCCCAAAAACAGGCTCAACATGGGCATTCTGGTCTCGACAATCAGGGCCAACATCGGGAAAGAAGTCAGCCGAAGATTCCGACGAAGGTCAGCTTGCGGTGATGGGTGAAAGCTCGGAACACCGCCCAAAGAGAGCCAAGTCCATGGAGTTCAAAGGCTCTCCAACCAAGGAAACCCCTATCAAGTCTGGTAAAAAGGAGGAACCAGCCAAGGATCTGTCGATCAAGTCTGGCAAGActgggaagaaggaagagttGGCCAAAGCTTCAGCCAGTCCGCCAGGCAAGGCAGCTTCCATCAGGAGATCCAAGAGGGACCGTCCAGAATCGATGGAAATCGATGACACGACCCCCATTCGTCCTGGTACCCCCAAGGCAGTGGAAGCTCCGGCCAAGGGGGCTGCGCAGAAAACACCAGCCTCATCAACAAAAACTACCGCACCCAACCTTGTGCTTCCGTCTTTTAATGGAACCTACAAACTCAAAGAAAACCCCTCGATCGTCAAGCAAATCACCCGTATTCTTCTTCGAGGAAGCCAAGCTCCTTCAAACAAGCACGTCTACATCTCCAAAGACCTCCCCAAAATAAAGAAAGCGATTGCCATCGGCGTTCATGGGCTCTTCCCCGCGAACTATCTCAGGACAGTCATCGGCCAGCCAACAGGCACATCGATCAAGTTTGCCAACCACACCGCCGACGCCATTAGACGCTGGGCAGATAAACATGGCTGTGGAGACTGCGAAATCGAAAAAGTAGCCTTGGAAGGTGAAGGCAAGATTGGGGAAAGAGTAGAAAACCTCTGGAACTTGCTCCTCAACTGGATCGACCAGATCAGATCGGCTGAATTGATCCTCATCGGGTGTCACTCTCAGGGTGTGCCAGTGAGTATCATGCTCCTGGCCAAGCTAATCGAAATGGGCGTGGTCAACAAGGCCAGGGTCGGTGTCTGTGCCATGGCGGGGGTTTCTTTGGGACCGTTCCCCGATTACAGGACTAGTATGGGGTATTTGATGGGCTCGGCGGGGGAGCTGTGGGCGTTTGGGGACCCAAAAAGCGAGGTCAGCCAGCGGTTGGAGGCAGCAATGAAGGTTTGCTTGGGGTACGGGGTGAGGATCACCTTGGTGGGGAGTATTGACGACCAGCTTGTGCCGATGGAGTCGGCTGTTTACGCACCGGTGCACCACCCTTACATTTTCCGAGCGGCGTTTATCGACGGGAGGATCCACGCACCGGATTTTATTGCTCATTTGGTTGGCTTTGCACTGAAGCTGAGAAACTTGGGGGTTTCGGACCATGGGCTGATTAGGGAGCTGAGCACGCCGCTGGCGGGGAGTTTGTACTCTGGGGAGGGCCACTCGAGGCTGTATGATGACGAGCAGGTTTATGATCTTGCCGTGAGCCATGCGCTGGAGACGACGGATGTGCCGGGAGCGAATCCGGCTGCTGAGATGAGTAGAATGGGGGGCGCGCTGGTGAATCCGAATCCGTATCATTTGCCTTGGATCatgagggggttgctggaggaggattttGTGAAGAGtgagttgggggaggagacgaggGAGTTGGTGAGGCAGTTTGATGATTGGAAGCCGGTGACCAAGGCGCTGAAGGATGTGAAGTATCGGTTGGAGGCGGTGAGGTCCAAGTTGTAG
- a CDS encoding uncharacterized protein (EggNog:ENOG503NYQM; COG:K), producing the protein MWLLSPGSKWLSLARIPSSIHPFVIPPPPMSTVVDFAPHDFGRHPMLDVDSMSRPHHSYHEGYAPGHGHYAPEHPPYPPPQPPHLTQPTRLPSMATMISTAGASHPPAMPNGREVSYPGGKPGYYSDYATPSPVGQTPPQFPGPSNDPHAFSRRAVDIRRSPTLSSTASDRSSDEVAHEMRLRQMNSFRDHHSQGLPRQYPHQSPRSRGSSLHHDSALPPVLMGGPSASPYVPASAYMNGRPPPHLPQSPSNSTQASASPRQEGKSMSISNLLSSDSATTTTTSSSTSHPNTTTTMNTTTSHPSYPPPAPSPIPSTSEYRISVRQQPYAARSCGFGERDRRVIDPPPIVQLTIHDPSLSPEELSRRLRHQFSVVHCSIYDDRGERDMSAMPEDFRQQRRLMGTLVASPFVGQDENGEEGCFFCFPDLSCRTPGSFRLKFALVVLDPMSMRMGDRSKIVATAMSEVFCVYNAKDFPGMKASTGLTKRLKEQGCLISIKKGNEKRETPGGGGGGGGRRGAEEVEEEEEEGEGDSEGEGEKRGRKRVKRSA; encoded by the exons ATGTGGCTGCTCTCGCCCGGCAGCAAGTGGCTCTCTCTA GCTCGGATCCCCTCTTCTATTCATCCATTTGTGATCCCGCCTCCCCCAATGTCTACAGTGGTCGACTTTGCTCCTCACGACTTTGGCCGTCATCCCATGCTGGACGTCGACAGCATGTCTCGACCACATCACAGCTACCACGAGGGATATGCCCCCGGACATGGGCACTACGCTCCAGAGCACCCACCgtacccaccaccacagccccctcacctcacccagCCTACACGGCTGCCCTCCATGGCCACCATGATATCGACTGCAGGAGCAAGCCACCCTCCTGCAATGCCAAATGGACGAGAAGTCTCCTACCCAGGAGGGAAACCGGGCTACTATTCAGACTACGCAACCCCCTCGCCAGTCGGGCAGACACCTCCGCAGTTCCCTGGTCCGAGCAACGACCCCCATGCCTTTTCCAGGCGGGCAGTCGACATCCGGCGCTCGCCCACCCTATCATCAACAGCCAGTGACCGGTCATCTGACGAGGTAGCCCATGAGATGCGTCTGAGGCAAATGAACAGCTTCCGAgaccaccacagccaaggGCTCCCACGACAGTATCCCCATCAATCCCCCCGTTCAAGAGGGAGTTCCCTCCACCACGACAGCGCTCTCCCACCAGTATTGATGGGCGGCCCCTCTGCCAGCCCTTACGTCCCAGCATCAGCATACATGAACGGCCGCCCGCCACcgcacctcccccaaagccCATCAAACAGCACCCAAGCCAGCGCCTCCCCAAGACAAGAGGGGAAATCCATGAGCATatccaacctcctcagctCAGAcagcgccaccaccaccactacctcctcctccacctcccacccaaacaccaccacaaccatgaACACCActacctcccacccctcctacccacccccggccccctcccccatcccctcaaCCTCGGAATACCGCATCTCGGTCCGCCAACAACCTTACGCCGCCCGCTCCTGCGGCTTCGGCGAGCGCGACCGCCGAGTAATTGACCCACCCCCCATAGTCCAACTAACAATCCacgacccctccctctccccagaGGAACTCTCCCGCCGGCTCCGGCACCAATTCTCCGTGGTCCACTGCTCCATCTACGACGACCGCGGCGAGCGCGACATGTCAGCCATGCCCGAAGACTTCCGTCAACAACGCCGTCTCATGGGCACCCTCGTCGCCTCCCCTTTTGTCGGCCAAGACGAaaacggggaggagggctgCTTCTTTTGCTTTCCTGACCTGAGCTGCAGGACACCTGGGAGTTTCAGGTTGAAGTTTGCGCTTGTGGTGCTGGATCCGATGAGTATGCGAATGGGGGATAGGAGTAAGATTGTGGCTACGGCGATGAGCGAGGTTTTTTGCGTGTATAATGCAAAGGATTTTCCTGGTATGAAGGCTAGTACGGGGTTGACGAAACGGTTGAAGGAGCAGGGGTGTCTGATTAGTATCAAGAAGGGGAACGAGAAGAGGGAGACgcctgggggtgggggtgggggtggtgggaggaggggggccgaggaggttgaggaggaggaggaggaaggggagggggatagtgagggggagggggagaagagggggaggaagagggtgaagaggagcGCGTGA
- the RRP5 gene encoding rRNA biogenesis protein rrp5 (COG:A; BUSCO:EOG092603YJ; EggNog:ENOG503NVPJ): MGRTHQKFLWWVPASCGCERASRHLKRPKHQLSAMGSLKRKEGPDGSVSKSAKPTNDTRPSKRAKGSDSTKDSNKKGDAKPSKPSTPATSLIKEEEPLFPRGGASVLTPLEQKQIQIQAKNDVLFEEAASKKSGGEKSKKKKARKSKGGEVEPVKDEDAIKVESLNFKRLVKGSLVLGTVCGINLTDVAVALPNNLVGHVPITAISDIFTQRLQAIAEKDEEEDQADEDDENIDLQTIFRMGQYVRAYVVSTHDDSVDGKPKRHIELSLQPALANSGMSEQDIVENTTLMASVVSVEDHGFVMDVNISDSKLKGFLPRKQLDKGIPEESVQPGSVLLCIATSKAASGKVVQLSILEDRIGSIKSFPSEATTIGSFLPGTAADILVSEVTEHGLVGKVMGHLDVTADLVHSNAGPGAVDIVDEYKVGSRIKARIICNFPTARKPKLGISLLPHVLSLKPKIAKTKNGIESLPVDILAHSTIIEKCTVQRVEPEIGLYVDVGVEGVPGFVHISRVKDGKVDSLFETSGPYKVGSVHAARVVGYNPFDGMYNLSMEKSVLEQPFLRIQDIPVGVVVPGVVEKLVVNEHGLGGLIVKVAEGISGLVPEMHLSDVHLQHPEKKFREGMKVKTRVLSTNPARHQLRLTLKKTLVNSDAPPVKSYDELAVGLQTFGTIVKLLDRGAIVQFYGQLRGFLPVSEMSEAYIQDPKEHFREGQTISVYVLSFDPEEKRMIVSCKDPSAFGLEKQVALKKLQIGNLVTAKVTQKTEDDIFVELVEGSLKAILPVRHLTDKSVSKTQSALKKIHVNQTLTELVVLEKNEARRSIILSHKPSLVEAAKKGKLLHTIDRARVGDVVPGFIRNITATAAFVQFAGRLTALLPKTKLPRDIQDKPSFGFQKLQSVTVKITSVDKDLNRIVVAIPLEGGEDVQAKASSKSADKAMNALDLSVLTMEDLPIGKITKARVKSAKDTQINVDLADNIQGRIDVSQVFDKFEDIRSVKKPLGKFKTGEIIDVRVLGIHDARNHRFLPISHRSSHTVLELSAKPSDLQEGSTPEPLSYAKLEVGQTHLAFVNNVAQNHIWVNLSPNVRGRISAVELSDDLSKLQDVAKSFPIGSVLQVRVIHVDAERNRLDLSARDPNAENPLTWDKIQKGMVLPGKVTKTTDNVVFVKLSESVAGPVFLCDLADDYEEANPLKHSKHEIVRVAVLDIDKSNKRLRLSMRPSRVLSSRLEVTDKEITKDTKIAVGDVLRGFVKNVSDKGLFVTLGGDIVAMVQIKNLSDSYLKDWKEHFQIDQLVKGRIISVSNGRLEMSLRPSILSKDYVPPITFSDLKEGQIVTGKVRKVEDFGAFIDIDGSDRLSGLCHRSEMADRAIKDAKALYSEGDKVKARVLKVEEKTKRINLGLKPSYFKDDDEMDVDSDEDAGAALDSEDEDMSDAGAGGALVINADSDDEDDDDDADSDVEMDDAQTEGVKGLETGGFSWNADALDEDDKAAGSTDEPIKKKKQQQQRESRAQVDRTAELDVNGPQTTSDYERLLLGQPDSSELWIAYMAFQMQVSDLASARQVAERAIKTINIKEELEKLNVWIAYLNLEVAYGTEETVEELFKRACTYNDEQEVYERLASSYIQSGKLKEADDLFEKIIKKFGSKSPSVWINYAHFLHTKYDRPDKARALLPRAEKSLGGGKPVILELMPRFAALEFRSSNGDREQGRSLFETILAAFPKRFDLWNQFVDLETSVGTTDPATVRDLFDRGSKVKGLKPKQAKTWFKRWAQWEDKNGDKKSRERVSAKAQEWAKKAAEKKGKVVEEEEEEESEDDE, encoded by the exons ATGGGCAGGACCCACCAGAAATTTTTGTGGTGGGTGCCAGCTTCTTGTGGTTGCGAACGAGCCTCCCGTCACTTAAAACGACCCAAACATCAACTATCCGCCATGGGTTCGTTAAAGCGCAAAGAGGGCCCCGACGGCTCTGTCTCCAAGTCGGCAAAGCCTACAAATGATACGCGACCCTCCAAAAGGGCGAAAGGAAGCGATTCAACCAAGGACTCCAACAAGAAGGGCGACGCAAAACCATCAAAGCCGTCTACCCCAGCAACATCTCTGAtcaaggaggaagagccaTTGTTTCCCAGAGGTGGCGCCAGTGTCTTGACCCCCCTCGAACAAAAGCAAATTCAGATCCAGGCCAAGAACGATGTCCTCTTCGAAGAGGCTGCCAGCAAGAAATCTGGAGGAGAGAaatccaagaagaagaaggcacGCAAGTCCAAGGGTGGAGAGGTAGAACCTGTAAAAGAcgaggatgccatcaaggTAGAAAGCTTGAACTTCAAG CGCTTGGTCAAGGGCTCCCTGGTGCTCGGTACAGTCTGcggcatcaacctcaccgATGTTGCCGTTGCGCTTCCCAACAACCTCGTCGGCCACGTTCCAATTACGGCTATTTCAGATATCTTTACACAAAGGTTACAGGCAATCGCCgagaaggacgaggaggaggatcaagcagacgaggacgacgagaaCATCGACCTCCAAACTATCTTCCGAATGGGCCAGTATGTTCGCGCCTACGTTGTATCAACACACGATGATTCGGTCGACGGAAAGCCCAAGCGCCACATTGAGCTATCACTCCAGCCGGCGCTCGCCAACTCTGGCATGTCAGAGCAGGATATCGTCGAGAACACTACTCTTATGGCTTCGGTTGTTAGTGTGGAGGATCATGGTTTTGTTATGGATGTCAACATCTCAGACTCAAAATTGAAGGGCTTTTTGCCTCGGAAACAACTCGACAAGGGCATACCGGAAGAAAGTGTTCAGCCTGGCTCAGTTCTGCTTTGTATTGCGACCAGCAAAGCTGCCAGCGGCAAGGTTGTACAGCTTTCCATCTTGGAGGACCGCATCGGCAGCATCAAAAGCTTCCCATCCGAGGCCACGACTATCGGCTCGTTCCTACCAGGCACCGCGGCCGATATCCTGGTTTCCGAAGTCACCGAGCACGGCCTTGTGGGCAAGGTGATGGGTCATTTGGATGTGACTGCTGATCTGGTTCACTCAAACGCTGGCCCTGGTGCGGTTGACATTGTGGACGAGTACAAGGTTGGCTCGCGGATCAAGGCTAGGATCATTTGCAATTTCCCCACCGCAAGAAAGCCCAAACTCGGCATTTCCCTGCTGCCACACGTGCTGTCACTTAAACCGAAAATCGCCAAAACCAAGAACGGCATCGAATCATTGCCAGTGGACATTCTCGCCCATTCTACCATCATTGAAAAGTGCACTGTTCAAAGGGTTGAGCCCGAAATTGGTCTCTATGTCGATGTTGGTGTCGAGGGTGTACCAGGCTTCGTGCACATCTCCAGAGTGAAGGATGGCAAGGTGGACTCGCTGTTCGAGACCAGCGGCCCTTACAAGGTTGGGTCCGTCCACGCTGCTCGTGTAGTTGGCTACAATCCTTTCGATGGGATGTACAACCTGTCGATGGAGAAGAGTGTCTTGGAGCAGCCATTCTTGAGAATACAAGACATCCccgtgggagtggtggtgccggGTGTGGTTGAAAAGTTGGTCGTCAACGAGCACGGGCTTGGCGGTTTGATCGTGAAGGTTGCCGAGGGTATTTCCGGTCTGGTTCCTGAAATGCATCTTTCCGATGTCCATCTGCAGCACCCCGAGAAGAAATTCAGGGAAGGAATGAAGGTCAAGACCCGTGTCCTGTCAACCAACCCAGCAAGACATCAGCTGCGGCTTACCTTGAAGAAGACACTGGTGAACTCCGATGCTCCTCCGGTCAAGTCATATGACGAGCTTGCTGTCGGGCTTCAGACGTTCGGTACCATTGTTAAGCTTCTGGATCGGGGTGCTATTGTTCAGTTTTACGGACAGCTTCGTGGTTTCCTTCCGGTGTCTGAGATGAGCGAGGCCTACATCCAGGATCCCAAGGAGCATTTCCGTGAGGGCCAGACTATTAGTGTTTACGTCCTCAGCTTTGACCCTGAGGAAAAGAGAATGATTGTGTCCTGCAAGGACCCATCAGCCTTTGGTTTGGAGAAACAGGTTGCACTGAAGAAGCTCCAAATTGGCAACTTGGTTACCGCCAAGGTCACACAAAAGACAGAAGACGATATCTTTGTCGAGCTCGTCGAGGGCTCGTTGAAGGCCATCCTCCCTGTCAGACACCTTACCGACAAGTCGGTCAGCAAAACACAGTCTGCGCTCAAGAAGATCCACGTCAATCAGACTCTTACGGAACTGGTTGTTCTTGAAAAGAACGAAGCTCGTCGGTCCATCATCCTCTCTCACAAGCCAAGCCTTGTCGAAGCGGCGAAGAAGGGCAAGCTTCTTCACACAATTGACCGCGCACGTGTGGGTGACGTTGTACCTGGCTTCATTCGCAACATCACTGCCACGGCCGCCTTCGTCCAGTTTGCTGGCAGGCTGACAGCGCTGCTCCCCAAGACCAAGCTGCCACGCGATATCCAGGATAAGCCAAGCTTTGGCTTCCAAAAGCTGCAGTCTGTCACTGTCAAGATCACATCGGTCGACAAGGATCTTAACCGTATCGTTGTTGCTATTCcattggagggtggtgaagacgtTCAGGCAAAGGCCTCTAGCAAGTCGGCCGACAAGGCTATGAATGCCCTGGATCTGTCGGTCTTGACTATGGAAGATCTCCCGATTGGCAAGATCACTAAGGCGAGGGTAAAGTCTGCCAAGGATACACAGATCAATGTTGACCTTGCCGACAACATCCAAGGCCGTATCGATGTTTCGCAGGTCTTTGACAAGTTCGAGGATATTCGCAGCGTGAAGAAGCCTTTGGGCAAGTTCAAGACTGGCGAAATCATCGACGTGCGTGTTCTTGGTATTCATGACGCTCGCAACCACCGTTTCTTGCCCATTTCTCACCGCTCAAGCCACACGGTCCTGGAGCTCTCGGCCAAGCCAAGTGATCTTCAAGAAGGCTCTACCCCAGAGCCTCTGAGCTACGCGAAGCTTGAGGTGGGGCAAACTCATCTGGCGTTTGTCAACAATGTCGCTCAGAATCACATCTGGGTCAACCTGTCACCTAATGTTCGCGGCAGAATCAGTGCCGTTGAGCTTTCCGATGACTTGTCAAAATTGCAGGATGTGGCGAAGAGTTTCCCTATCGGCTCTGTCCTCCAAGTCCGTGTCATCCACGTGGACGCAGAGAGGAACCGTCTCGACCTCTCGGCTCGCGATCCCAATGCAGAGAACCCGTTGACCTGGGACAAGATCCAGAAGGGCATGGTGCTTCCTGGAAAGGTCACCAAGACTACCGACAACGTAGTGTTTGTTAAGCTCAGCGAGTCTGTGGCTGGACCTGTTTTCTTGTGCGATCTTGCGGATGATTACGAGGAAGCCAACCCTCTGAAGCATTCCAAGCACGAAATTGTCCGTGTCGCCGTGCTCGATATCGACAAGAGCAACAAGAGACTGAGATTGTCGATGCGCCCCTCTCGCGTGCTCAGCTCAAGACTCGAGGTCACAGACAAGGAGATCACTAAGGACACCAAGATCGCTGTGGGCGATGTCCTTCGTGGGTTCGTCAAGAATGTGTCTGACAAGGGTCTCTTTGTTACGCTTGGCGGTGACATCGTGGCTATGGTCCAGATCAAGAACTTGTCAGACTCTTACCTGAAGGACTGGAAGGAGCACTTCCAGATTGACCAGCTTGTCAAAGGCCGTATCATTTCTGTCAGCAACGGTCGCCTAGAGATGAGCTTGAGGCCTTCCATCCTAAGCAAAGACTACGTGCCCCCAATCACATTCTCGGACCTGAAGGAAGGTCAAATCGTAACGGGCAAGGTCCGCAAGGTGGAGGACTTTGGTGCTTTTATCGACATTGATGGTTCTGATCGTCTCTCCGGTTTGTGCCACCGCTCTGAAATGGCCGACAGAGCGATCAAGGACGCCAAGGCGCTCTACAGTGAGGGTGACAAGGTCAAGGCTCGTGTTctcaaggtggaggagaagacaAAGCGCATCAACCTCGGCCTGAAGCCGTCGTACTTTAaggacgacgatgagatGGACGTGGATAGCGATGAAGATGCTGGTGCCGCCTTGGacagcgaggatgaagacATGAGCgatgctggtgctggcggcGCCCTCGTTATCAATGCTGACtctgacgatgaggatgatgatgatgacgctGACAGCGACGTCGAGATGGATGATGCCCAAACAGAAGGCGTCAAGGGTCTCGAGACCGGCGGTTTCAGCTGGAATGCCGATGCTTTGGATGAAGATGACAAGGCCGCTGGCAGCACTGATGAGccgatcaagaagaagaagcagcagcagcagcgtgaGTCTCGGGCCCAGGTAGACCGGACAGCCGAGCTTGATGTCAACGGGCCTCAGACGACGAGTGATTACGAGCGTCTCCTTCTGGGTCAGCCTGATTCGTCAGAGCTGTGGATTGCCTACATGGCTTTCCAGATGCAAGTCAGCGATCTTGCCAGCGCGAGACAGGTGGCTGAGCGTGCGATCAAGACGATCAACatcaaggaggagcttgagaagcTAAACGTCTGGATTGCTTACCTCAATCTCGAGGTTGCCTATGGCACAGAGGAGACTGTTGAGGAGCTTTTCAAGCGTGCCTGCACCTACAACGATGAGCAAGAAGTCTATGAGCGTCTGGCCAGCAGTTACATTCAGTCTGGCAAGCTCAAG GAAGCAGACGATCTCTTTGAGAAGATCATCAAAAAGTTCGGCTCCAAGTCCCCCAGCGTCTGGATCAACTATGCCCATTTCCTCCACACCAAATATGACCGTCCCGACAAGGCCCGtgcccttcttccccgcGCCGAAAAGTCGCTGGGAGGCGGGAAGCCCGTCATTCTGGAGTTGATGCCCAGGTTTGCCGCGCTCGAGTTCCGCTCTTCCAACGGCGACCGCGAACAGGGTCGCTCACTGTTTGAGACCATTCTCGCCGCCTTCCCCAAGAGATTCGACTTGTGGAACCAGTTTGTCGACCTTGAGACCTCGGTCGGCACTACTGATCCCGCCACTGTCCGTGATTTGTTTGATCGCGGCAGCAAGGTCAAGGGTCTCAAGCCCAAGCAGGCCAAGACTTGGTTCAAGAGGTGGGCGCAGTGGGAGGATAAGAATGGGGATAAGAAGAGCAGGGAGAGGGTTAGCGCCAAGGCGCAGGAGTGGGCTAAGAAGGcggctgagaagaaggggaaggttgttgaggaggaggaggaggaggagagcgaggatgatgagtaG